One genomic region from Streptomyces sp. NBC_01304 encodes:
- a CDS encoding L-rhamnose mutarotase produces the protein MRIALHTKVRAGRTAEYDAAHREVPAELTDAIRAAGATSWTIWRSGTDLFHLIDCADYPRMLAELEKLPVNVAWQARMADLLDVVHDYSAGGTEAGLPVVWELP, from the coding sequence ATGAGGATCGCCCTGCACACCAAGGTCCGCGCAGGCCGCACAGCCGAGTACGACGCCGCCCACCGCGAGGTCCCGGCCGAACTCACCGACGCGATCCGCGCGGCCGGGGCGACGTCCTGGACGATCTGGCGCAGCGGCACGGACCTCTTCCACCTCATCGACTGCGCGGACTACCCGCGCATGCTCGCCGAGCTGGAGAAGCTTCCCGTCAACGTCGCCTGGCAGGCCCGCATGGCCGACCTCCTCGACGTCGTCCACGACTACTCCGCAGGCGGCACGGAGGCCGGACTGCCGGTCGTCTGGGAGCTGCCATGA
- a CDS encoding aldo/keto reductase, protein MTGIRSRRLGRTDVEVSELSYGGAGIGNLFAPVTDADAAASVEAAWDAGIRYFDTAPHYGLGLSERRLGEVLRGRDRSTYTISTKVGRRLEPVAEPTGDDLRDGGFAVPNAHRRIWDFSADGVRRTIESSLERLGLDRVDVVYLHDPDNHGEEAFRDGYPALEQLRAEGMVGAIGAGMNQAEMLTRFVRDTDIDAVLCAGRYTLIDHEALAELLPAAEERGTSIVIGGVYNSGLLADPKPGARFNYQEAPDELLDRARSLAALAERHGTTLRAAALAFPFGHPSVASVLIGVRSPAQVVDGAEQFATEVPADFWKAARAAGHLPPEVPVPGEVRP, encoded by the coding sequence ATGACGGGCATACGTTCCCGCCGCCTCGGCCGCACCGACGTCGAGGTCAGCGAGCTGTCGTACGGCGGCGCGGGCATCGGTAACCTCTTCGCCCCGGTCACGGACGCCGACGCCGCCGCCTCCGTCGAGGCCGCCTGGGACGCGGGCATCCGCTACTTCGACACGGCACCGCACTACGGGCTCGGCCTGTCCGAGCGCAGACTGGGCGAGGTGTTGCGCGGCCGGGACCGGTCGACGTACACGATCTCCACCAAGGTCGGCCGCCGCCTCGAACCGGTCGCCGAACCCACCGGCGACGACCTCCGTGACGGCGGCTTCGCCGTGCCGAACGCGCACCGTCGGATCTGGGACTTCAGCGCCGACGGCGTCCGCCGCACCATCGAGTCCAGCCTGGAACGCCTGGGCCTGGACCGCGTCGACGTCGTCTACCTCCACGACCCCGACAACCACGGCGAGGAGGCCTTCCGCGACGGCTACCCGGCCCTGGAACAGCTGCGTGCGGAGGGCATGGTGGGGGCGATCGGCGCGGGCATGAACCAGGCCGAGATGCTCACCCGCTTCGTCCGCGACACCGACATCGACGCCGTGCTGTGCGCCGGCCGCTACACCCTCATCGACCACGAGGCGCTTGCCGAACTGCTGCCCGCCGCCGAGGAACGCGGCACGTCGATCGTCATCGGCGGGGTCTACAACTCCGGACTGCTCGCCGACCCGAAACCCGGCGCGCGCTTCAACTACCAAGAGGCACCCGACGAACTCCTCGACCGGGCCCGTTCCCTGGCGGCCCTCGCCGAGCGGCACGGCACGACCCTGCGCGCGGCCGCCCTGGCGTTCCCCTTCGGGCACCCTTCCGTCGCCAGCGTGCTGATCGGCGTCCGGTCGCCCGCTCAAGTCGTCGACGGGGCCGAGCAGTTCGCGACCGAGGTTCCCGCCGACTTCTGGAAGGCGGCCCGCGCCGCAGGCCATCTGCCGCCCGAGGTCCCGGTGCCGGGGGAGGTCCGCCCATGA
- a CDS encoding SDR family NAD(P)-dependent oxidoreductase, with translation MSDFEGLKALVTGGASGIGRATADLLAARGAQVTVLDLDPSTVTKPLLARRADVTDDASVRAAVEAAAAEMGGLDILVNNAGIGAQGTVEDNDDAQWTRVLDVNVLGMVRTARAALPHLRGSQRAAIVNTCSIAATAGLPQRALYSASKGAVLSLTLAMAADHVREGIRVNCVNPGTVDTPWVGRLLDAADDPAAERAALEARQPTGRLVAAGEVAAAICYLASPLAGATTGTALAVDGGMQGLRLRPVMPS, from the coding sequence CTGTCGGACTTCGAAGGACTCAAGGCGCTGGTCACGGGGGGAGCGTCCGGCATCGGCCGGGCCACCGCCGACCTCCTCGCCGCACGCGGCGCCCAGGTCACCGTCCTGGACCTGGATCCGTCCACGGTGACCAAGCCGCTGCTCGCCCGGCGGGCCGACGTCACCGACGACGCGTCCGTACGCGCGGCCGTCGAGGCCGCGGCGGCGGAGATGGGCGGCCTCGACATCCTGGTCAACAATGCGGGCATCGGCGCGCAGGGCACCGTCGAGGACAACGACGACGCGCAGTGGACGCGCGTCCTGGACGTGAACGTGCTCGGGATGGTCCGCACGGCCCGCGCCGCTCTCCCGCATCTGCGCGGCTCGCAGCGGGCAGCGATCGTCAACACCTGCTCCATAGCCGCCACCGCGGGCCTCCCGCAGCGCGCCCTGTACAGCGCCAGCAAGGGCGCTGTCCTCTCGCTGACCCTGGCCATGGCCGCCGACCACGTCCGCGAAGGCATCCGGGTCAACTGCGTGAACCCCGGCACCGTCGACACCCCCTGGGTGGGCCGCCTCCTGGACGCCGCCGACGACCCGGCCGCCGAACGCGCCGCCCTGGAGGCCCGCCAGCCCACCGGCCGTCTCGTCGCGGCCGGCGAAGTCGCCGCCGCCATCTGCTACTTGGCAAGCCCGCTGGCGGGCGCCACCACCGGCACCGCACTCGCCGTCGACGGCGGCATGCAGGGCCTGCGCCTGCGCCCGGTGATGCCCTCATGA
- a CDS encoding L-fuconate dehydratase, whose amino-acid sequence MTSTPACITAVDTYDIRFPTSRELDGSDAMNPDPDYSAAYVVLRTDADDGHEGHGFTFTIGRGNDVQVAAIDALRAHVLGRPVDALCADPGSLNRDLIGDSQLRWLGPEKGVMHMAIGAVVNAVWDLAAKRAHKPLWRLLADAEPEWLVSQVDFRYIADALTPEDALALLREGRRGAAERIAKLRVRGYPAYTTSPGWLGYSDEKLTRLARQAVADGFTQIKLKVGADLDDDVRRMKAARAAVGPDIRIAVDANQRWNVDEAIEWTRALAAYDPHWIEEPTSPDDILGHAAIRKAVAPVQVATGEHVQNRIVFKQLLQVGAIDVLQIDAARVGGVNENLAILLLAAHFQVPVCPHAGGVGLCELVQHLSMFDYAALSGTTEHRVIEYVDHLHDHFLDPVLVVDGHYSTPTAPGFSATMRPESMARYTYPGGGYWAAESAGQARQARQKGAAA is encoded by the coding sequence GTGACCTCAACTCCCGCGTGCATCACGGCAGTCGACACGTACGACATCCGCTTCCCGACCTCCCGCGAACTCGACGGCTCCGATGCCATGAACCCCGATCCCGACTACTCGGCCGCTTACGTGGTGCTGCGCACCGACGCGGACGACGGCCACGAGGGGCACGGCTTCACCTTCACCATCGGGCGCGGCAACGACGTCCAGGTCGCCGCCATCGACGCGCTCAGGGCGCATGTGCTCGGCCGCCCCGTCGACGCGCTGTGCGCCGACCCGGGCTCGCTCAACCGGGACCTGATCGGCGACAGCCAACTGCGCTGGCTGGGCCCCGAGAAGGGCGTGATGCACATGGCGATCGGCGCCGTCGTCAACGCCGTGTGGGACCTGGCGGCCAAGCGCGCCCACAAGCCCCTGTGGCGGCTGCTCGCCGACGCCGAACCGGAGTGGCTCGTCTCCCAGGTCGACTTCCGCTACATCGCCGACGCCCTCACCCCCGAGGACGCCCTCGCCCTGCTGCGCGAGGGCAGACGCGGCGCGGCCGAGCGGATCGCGAAGCTGCGGGTCCGCGGCTACCCGGCGTACACCACCTCGCCCGGCTGGCTCGGCTACAGCGACGAGAAGCTCACCCGCCTCGCCCGCCAAGCCGTCGCCGACGGCTTCACCCAGATCAAGCTGAAGGTCGGCGCCGACCTCGACGACGACGTACGCCGCATGAAGGCGGCCCGCGCCGCCGTCGGCCCGGACATCCGCATCGCCGTCGACGCCAACCAGCGCTGGAACGTCGACGAGGCCATCGAGTGGACCCGCGCCCTGGCCGCGTACGACCCGCACTGGATCGAGGAACCCACCAGCCCCGACGACATCCTCGGCCACGCCGCGATCCGCAAGGCCGTGGCCCCCGTGCAGGTCGCCACCGGCGAGCACGTCCAGAACCGCATCGTCTTCAAGCAGCTCCTGCAGGTCGGCGCGATCGACGTCCTGCAGATCGACGCGGCACGCGTCGGCGGCGTCAACGAGAACCTCGCGATCCTGCTGCTCGCCGCCCACTTCCAGGTGCCGGTGTGCCCGCACGCGGGCGGCGTCGGCCTGTGCGAACTCGTCCAGCACCTCTCGATGTTCGACTACGCGGCACTGTCCGGGACGACCGAGCACCGCGTGATCGAGTACGTCGACCATCTGCACGACCACTTCCTGGACCCGGTCCTCGTGGTGGACGGTCACTACAGCACGCCCACCGCACCGGGGTTCTCGGCCACCATGCGCCCCGAGTCGATGGCGCGCTACACCTATCCGGGCGGCGGCTACTGGGCCGCCGAGAGCGCGGGCCAGGCACGCCAGGCACGTCAGAAGGGAGCGGCCGCATGA
- a CDS encoding ABC transporter permease: MTDTADLKAASAGPPDLSVRPAKGTPAKSAGRSVLLRRARELALVPALLALLILGSVLNDSFLTERNLISILGASAALAMVVLAESLVLITGKFDLSLESVVGIAPALGALLVLPAAQAGFGTEYPVAVALLAILVTGALIGAFNGILVVKLKLNAFIVTLAMLIILRGLLVGATEGKTLFGMPEAFYSLATTTFLTIPMSVWLAAASFAVAGFVLKYHRWGRALYAIGGNADAARAAGIRVERVMLGVFVVAGVLAAVGGLMQTGYVGAINANQGQNMIFTVFAAAVIGGISLDGGKGTMFGALTGVLLLGVVQNLLTLAQVPSFWIQAIYGGIILVALMIARVTTGRAQD; the protein is encoded by the coding sequence GTGACCGACACAGCTGACCTCAAGGCCGCGTCGGCCGGGCCACCCGACCTTTCCGTACGTCCCGCCAAAGGCACCCCGGCCAAGTCTGCGGGCCGCTCCGTGCTGCTGCGCAGGGCCCGCGAACTCGCCCTCGTGCCAGCTCTGTTGGCGCTTCTGATCCTCGGGTCCGTGCTCAACGACTCGTTCCTGACCGAGCGCAACCTGATCTCGATCCTCGGCGCCTCGGCCGCCCTCGCCATGGTGGTGCTCGCCGAGTCGCTGGTGCTGATCACCGGCAAGTTCGACCTGTCCCTGGAGTCGGTCGTCGGCATCGCGCCCGCACTCGGCGCCCTGCTCGTCCTGCCCGCCGCGCAGGCCGGGTTCGGCACCGAATACCCGGTCGCCGTGGCGCTGCTCGCGATCCTCGTCACCGGCGCGCTCATCGGCGCCTTCAACGGCATCCTCGTCGTGAAACTCAAGCTCAACGCCTTCATCGTCACGCTCGCCATGCTGATCATCCTGCGCGGCCTGCTCGTCGGCGCCACCGAGGGCAAGACCCTGTTCGGCATGCCGGAGGCCTTCTACTCACTGGCCACCACCACCTTCCTCACCATTCCCATGTCGGTGTGGCTGGCCGCCGCGTCCTTCGCCGTCGCGGGCTTCGTCCTCAAGTACCACCGCTGGGGCCGGGCCCTGTACGCGATCGGCGGCAACGCGGACGCCGCCCGCGCCGCCGGCATCCGGGTCGAGCGCGTCATGCTCGGCGTCTTCGTCGTCGCCGGAGTGCTCGCCGCGGTGGGCGGCCTGATGCAGACCGGCTACGTCGGCGCCATCAACGCCAACCAGGGCCAGAACATGATCTTCACGGTGTTCGCGGCGGCCGTCATCGGCGGCATCAGCCTGGACGGCGGCAAGGGCACCATGTTCGGCGCCCTCACCGGAGTGCTCCTGCTCGGCGTCGTACAGAACCTGCTCACCCTCGCCCAGGTGCCGTCCTTCTGGATCCAGGCGATCTACGGCGGGATCATCCTCGTCGCCCTGATGATCGCCCGCGTCACCACCGGCCGCGCACAGGACTGA
- a CDS encoding sugar ABC transporter ATP-binding protein: protein MITPPPAPSVGPPAPLLKPLVEAHGIVKRYGPTTALQDGQLTVLPGESHALVGRNGAGKSTLVRILTGLQAPDAGTVRFDGDPAPPLADRDAWRTKVACVYQHPTVVPELTVAENLFINRQPAGRGGFISWRRLKSEAAAVLDTWDVRVDSGARTADLSVEDRQMVEIARALSFGARFIVLDEPTAQLDNREIERLFTRMRALQESGVTFLFISHHLQEVYEVCQTVTVLRDARWITTAPVAELPRAALVEAMAGESLVDRSQGVRHHVRDDAPVLLDAQGLSGEAYADIALTVRGGEVVGLAGSSGSGKIQLAETFAGLHTPTAGSAQVAGRKLKFGDVSAALEAGVGCVPRDRHEQGLVPGMTIGDNATMSVLSRLGRYGFVGTGRRRGVAHDLIERLDIHTEGPEQPVSDLSGGNAQKVVMARALASDPRLLVLINPTAGVDVKSKESLLARMDGARDDGTAVLVVSDELDDLRRCDRVLVLFHGRIVAEHPAGFRDHELIASIEGVDRDRHS, encoded by the coding sequence ATGATCACGCCGCCTCCCGCCCCCTCCGTGGGGCCCCCCGCCCCGCTCCTGAAGCCGCTCGTCGAAGCCCACGGCATCGTCAAGCGCTACGGCCCCACCACCGCCCTCCAGGACGGCCAACTCACCGTCCTGCCCGGCGAATCGCATGCGCTGGTGGGCCGCAACGGCGCCGGCAAGTCCACCCTCGTCCGCATCCTCACCGGGCTGCAGGCACCCGACGCGGGCACCGTCCGCTTCGACGGCGACCCGGCCCCGCCGCTCGCCGACCGCGACGCCTGGCGCACCAAGGTGGCCTGCGTCTACCAACACCCCACCGTCGTACCGGAATTGACGGTCGCCGAGAACCTCTTCATCAACCGGCAGCCCGCAGGACGCGGCGGCTTCATCAGCTGGCGCCGGCTCAAGAGTGAGGCGGCGGCCGTCCTCGACACCTGGGACGTACGCGTCGACAGCGGCGCCCGCACCGCGGACCTGTCCGTCGAGGACCGCCAAATGGTGGAGATCGCCCGGGCGTTGAGCTTCGGCGCCCGCTTCATCGTCCTCGACGAGCCCACCGCCCAGCTCGACAACCGCGAGATCGAACGGCTCTTCACGCGGATGCGGGCCCTGCAGGAGTCGGGCGTCACCTTCCTGTTCATCTCGCACCATCTGCAGGAGGTGTACGAGGTCTGCCAGACCGTCACCGTCCTGCGCGACGCCCGCTGGATCACCACCGCCCCGGTCGCCGAACTCCCGCGCGCCGCGCTGGTGGAGGCGATGGCGGGGGAGTCCCTGGTCGACCGTTCACAGGGGGTACGTCACCACGTACGCGACGACGCACCCGTGCTCCTCGACGCGCAGGGCCTCAGCGGCGAGGCGTACGCGGACATCGCGCTCACCGTCCGCGGCGGCGAGGTCGTCGGCCTCGCCGGATCCAGCGGCAGCGGCAAGATCCAGCTCGCCGAGACCTTCGCCGGACTGCACACCCCGACTGCCGGAAGCGCCCAAGTCGCCGGCAGAAAGCTCAAGTTCGGGGACGTGAGCGCCGCACTCGAAGCCGGCGTCGGCTGCGTACCCCGCGACCGGCACGAGCAGGGACTCGTGCCCGGCATGACCATCGGCGACAACGCCACCATGAGCGTCCTCTCCCGCCTCGGACGCTACGGCTTCGTCGGCACCGGGCGCAGGCGAGGCGTCGCCCACGACCTCATCGAGCGCCTCGACATCCACACCGAGGGCCCCGAACAGCCGGTCTCCGACCTGTCCGGCGGCAACGCCCAGAAGGTCGTCATGGCCCGCGCCCTGGCCTCCGACCCGCGGCTGCTCGTCCTCATCAACCCCACCGCGGGCGTCGACGTGAAGTCCAAGGAATCCCTGCTCGCCCGCATGGACGGCGCCCGCGACGACGGCACCGCCGTCCTGGTCGTCTCCGACGAGCTGGACGACCTGCGCCGCTGCGACCGGGTCCTCGTCCTCTTCCACGGCCGCATCGTCGCCGAACATCCGGCGGGCTTCCGCGACCACGAGCTGATCGCCTCCATCGAAGGAGTAGACCGTGACCGACACAGCTGA
- a CDS encoding sugar ABC transporter substrate-binding protein, producing the protein MAGTTVRTALRTAAAAACATLLLAACGSTKDTVDSGGEGGGDGGKVGVIVPLLTSPFWQSYNDYVPKMAKSEDVDALKTVNSNSDSAQQITDINNQLNQGVRGLVVAPLDSAAISAGLDQAERKGVPVVAVDVAPEKGKVAMVVRADNEAYGIKACEFLGGQVKSGKVVQIMGDLASVNGRERSEAFRTCVKEKFPKLKVLEIPAKWESDTAAAKLDTLLNANPDIKGIYMQAGGVYLAPTLQTLKSKGMLKKAGEKGHIAIVSNDGIPQEFDAIRKGQIDATVSQPADSYAKYGMYYIKAAMAGKTFKPGPTDHKSTIVKLPSGILEDQLPAPLVTKDNVDDPELWGNTVK; encoded by the coding sequence ATGGCCGGCACAACCGTGCGCACAGCCCTGCGCACCGCGGCGGCAGCCGCCTGCGCCACCCTCCTGCTCGCGGCATGCGGCAGTACCAAGGACACCGTCGACTCCGGCGGCGAAGGCGGCGGCGACGGCGGCAAGGTCGGCGTGATCGTCCCCCTGCTGACCTCGCCGTTCTGGCAGTCGTACAACGACTACGTGCCGAAGATGGCCAAGTCCGAGGACGTAGACGCGCTGAAGACGGTGAACTCCAACAGCGACTCCGCGCAGCAGATCACGGACATCAACAACCAGCTCAACCAGGGCGTACGCGGCCTCGTCGTGGCCCCCCTCGACAGCGCGGCCATCTCCGCGGGCCTGGACCAGGCCGAACGCAAGGGCGTCCCCGTCGTCGCCGTGGACGTGGCCCCCGAGAAGGGCAAGGTCGCCATGGTGGTCCGCGCCGACAACGAGGCGTACGGCATCAAGGCCTGCGAATTCCTCGGCGGTCAGGTCAAGTCCGGCAAGGTCGTGCAGATCATGGGCGACCTGGCGTCGGTCAACGGCCGGGAGCGGTCCGAGGCCTTCCGGACCTGTGTGAAGGAGAAGTTCCCGAAGCTGAAGGTCCTGGAGATCCCCGCCAAGTGGGAGTCCGACACCGCGGCCGCCAAGCTGGACACCCTCCTCAACGCCAACCCCGACATCAAGGGGATCTACATGCAGGCGGGCGGCGTGTACCTCGCGCCGACGCTGCAGACCCTCAAGTCGAAGGGGATGCTGAAGAAGGCCGGCGAGAAGGGCCACATCGCGATCGTCTCCAACGACGGCATCCCGCAGGAGTTCGACGCCATCCGCAAGGGCCAGATCGACGCCACGGTCTCCCAACCGGCGGACTCGTACGCCAAGTACGGCATGTACTACATCAAGGCGGCCATGGCCGGGAAGACCTTCAAGCCCGGCCCGACCGACCACAAGTCGACCATCGTGAAGCTCCCCAGCGGCATCCTCGAGGACCAGCTGCCGGCGCCGCTCGTCACGAAGGACAACGTCGACGACCCCGAGCTGTGGGGCAACACCGTCAAATGA
- a CDS encoding FadR/GntR family transcriptional regulator, producing MEQVAAQKGTVTQRAIEQIKAMIGEGRLEPGQRLPTERDLSAQLGISRSSMREAVRALTVLGVLEARHGSGIYVTQLQAGDLLETFGVVADLSRGQQLVELLEVRRVLESTATGLAAARITAEQLAVVSEHLAAMEATEDPEEILAHDLAFHRAIVAAAGNESMAAILDGLSSRTFRARVWRGYQEEGAFERTRREHARIHEALVARDPEAARVAAAAHVGEVEAWLRGQLG from the coding sequence TTGGAACAGGTGGCTGCACAGAAGGGCACGGTGACGCAGCGCGCCATCGAGCAGATCAAGGCGATGATCGGCGAGGGGCGGCTCGAGCCGGGGCAGCGGCTGCCGACGGAGCGGGACCTGTCGGCGCAGCTGGGGATCTCACGGAGTTCGATGCGGGAGGCGGTGCGGGCGCTGACCGTGCTGGGGGTGCTGGAGGCCCGGCACGGGTCGGGGATCTATGTGACGCAGCTGCAGGCCGGGGATCTCCTGGAGACCTTCGGGGTCGTGGCCGATCTGTCCCGGGGACAGCAGCTCGTCGAACTCCTCGAAGTACGGCGGGTGTTGGAGTCGACCGCGACGGGCCTGGCGGCGGCGCGGATCACCGCGGAGCAGCTGGCCGTGGTGTCGGAGCATCTCGCTGCGATGGAGGCGACCGAGGATCCGGAGGAGATCCTCGCGCACGACCTCGCCTTCCATCGGGCGATCGTGGCTGCCGCCGGGAACGAGTCGATGGCGGCGATTCTGGACGGGCTGTCCTCGCGGACCTTTCGGGCCCGGGTGTGGCGGGGGTACCAGGAGGAGGGGGCTTTCGAGCGCACCCGGCGGGAGCATGCGCGGATTCACGAGGCGCTGGTGGCCCGGGATCCCGAGGCGGCGCGAGTCGCGGCGGCGGCGCATGTGGGGGAGGTCGAGGCTTGGTTGCGGGGGCAGTTGGGCTGA
- a CDS encoding amidase has product MTSWAGRTAVEIAAAVREKRVTPREVVAEHLARIELLDARVGAFRLVRAQAALAEADALAERADLAELPLAGVPVAVKDNLPVRGESTLHGSAAHATTPAAEDHPTVARLRAAGAIVVGLTNVPELCVFGTTESAYGIARNPWDTTRTAGGSSGGSAAAVAAGLVPIALGNDGMGSLRIPAANCGLIGLKPGPDVVPRDLGGGWFGMSENGPLATTTEDARLMLAILAGAPAPEGGAGSASALRIAVSTRSPLAGVTIHHSYATAAREAGKVLATAGLEVENADPSYPLWLGQTALAHWTAGTHVDARDLDVRQLARRTRVHASIGRRTLRSVEQGDRREQLRRRLEPFFAAHDVLLTPALARRGPRAVAWHQRGWLRNVLTDTRYSPLTPVWNLTGWPALSLPFGYLSSGAPGSVQLVGAPGSEQQLLDVAAVLGAERPWQRTAPAPA; this is encoded by the coding sequence GTGACCAGCTGGGCCGGCCGCACCGCCGTCGAGATCGCCGCCGCCGTACGCGAGAAGAGGGTCACGCCCAGGGAAGTGGTGGCCGAGCACCTCGCGCGGATCGAACTCCTCGACGCCCGGGTGGGCGCCTTCCGGCTGGTGCGCGCGCAGGCCGCCCTCGCCGAGGCGGACGCGCTGGCCGAGCGCGCGGATCTGGCCGAACTGCCGCTTGCGGGCGTGCCGGTGGCGGTCAAGGACAATCTGCCGGTACGCGGCGAGTCGACCCTGCACGGTTCGGCGGCCCACGCCACCACGCCCGCGGCCGAGGACCACCCCACCGTCGCCCGGCTGCGGGCGGCGGGCGCGATCGTCGTCGGTCTGACCAACGTCCCCGAGCTGTGCGTCTTCGGCACCACCGAGAGCGCGTACGGCATCGCCCGCAACCCCTGGGACACCACCCGCACGGCCGGGGGTTCCTCCGGCGGCAGCGCGGCCGCGGTGGCGGCGGGCCTGGTGCCGATCGCACTGGGCAACGACGGCATGGGCTCGCTGCGCATCCCCGCCGCCAACTGCGGCCTGATCGGCCTCAAGCCGGGCCCCGACGTGGTCCCGCGCGATCTCGGCGGCGGCTGGTTCGGCATGTCCGAGAACGGCCCCCTCGCCACCACGACCGAGGACGCCCGCCTGATGCTCGCGATCCTCGCCGGCGCCCCGGCCCCCGAGGGAGGTGCGGGTTCCGCGTCCGCGCTGCGCATCGCCGTCTCCACGCGCAGTCCGCTCGCGGGTGTCACGATCCACCACTCGTACGCGACCGCCGCACGCGAGGCCGGAAAGGTGCTGGCCACGGCGGGTCTGGAGGTGGAGAACGCGGACCCGTCCTACCCGTTGTGGCTCGGCCAGACCGCCCTCGCGCACTGGACGGCGGGCACGCACGTCGACGCCAGGGACCTCGACGTCCGCCAACTGGCCCGGCGTACCCGCGTACACGCCTCGATCGGACGCCGCACCCTGCGCTCGGTCGAGCAGGGCGACCGCCGCGAGCAGCTGCGCCGCCGACTGGAGCCGTTCTTCGCCGCCCATGACGTGCTGCTCACCCCGGCCCTGGCCCGGCGCGGGCCGCGCGCGGTGGCCTGGCACCAGCGGGGCTGGCTGCGCAATGTGCTCACCGACACCCGCTATTCGCCGCTCACGCCGGTCTGGAACCTGACCGGGTGGCCGGCGCTGTCGCTGCCGTTCGGGTATCTGTCGTCGGGGGCGCCGGGCTCGGTGCAGCTGGTGGGGGCGCCGGGGAGCGAGCAGCAACTCCTGGACGTGGCGGCGGTGTTGGGGGCGGAACGGCCGTGGCAGCGTACGGCTCCCGCACCTGCGTAA
- the proP gene encoding glycine betaine/L-proline transporter ProP — protein sequence MQHEETTAAPDREAIGRHRVLFRTVHRRKNPRLRQSDITISEEQAVKRAVKATALGNAMEWFDFGVYAYLAVTIGQVFFPSGNPTAQTLSSLATFAAAFLVRPIGGAFFGPLGDKVGRKKILALTMIMMASATLAIGLIPSYATIGIWAPILLIVCRMVQGFSTGGEYGGAATFIAEYAPDKRRGFWGSFLEFGTLIGYTAAATLVTTLTMLLSDDAMHSWGWRVPFLVAGPLGLIGLYLRMKLDESPAFRKLEEGGGPGDVREKKSFKDSFVGQWRAMLLCIALVAAFNITDYMLLSYMPTYLTDLGFGETGGLMSIVVVMLILMALINSVGRLSDRIGRKPVLMAGSMGFIVLAVPSFLLIKQGGTVPVFAGLLILGLALVCYLGAMSSSLPALFPTDVRYSSLSIGFNISVSLFGGTTPLVVAALISKTGNDLMPAYYTMLAGAVGLLAVLAMKETARRPLEGSPPSVATEEEARELVEAQR from the coding sequence GTGCAGCACGAAGAGACCACCGCTGCCCCCGACCGTGAGGCCATCGGCCGCCACCGCGTCCTGTTCCGCACCGTCCACCGCCGAAAGAACCCCCGACTGCGCCAGAGCGACATCACCATCTCCGAGGAGCAGGCGGTCAAGAGGGCGGTGAAGGCGACCGCACTCGGCAACGCCATGGAGTGGTTCGACTTCGGCGTCTACGCCTACCTCGCCGTCACCATCGGCCAGGTCTTCTTCCCCTCCGGGAACCCGACCGCGCAGACCCTGTCCTCGCTCGCCACCTTCGCCGCGGCCTTCCTGGTCCGGCCCATCGGCGGCGCGTTCTTCGGACCGCTCGGCGACAAGGTCGGCCGCAAGAAGATCCTTGCCCTCACCATGATCATGATGGCGAGCGCGACCCTCGCGATCGGACTGATTCCCAGCTACGCCACCATCGGCATCTGGGCGCCGATCCTGCTCATCGTCTGCCGCATGGTGCAGGGCTTCTCCACCGGCGGCGAGTACGGCGGCGCGGCGACCTTCATCGCCGAGTACGCCCCCGACAAGCGCCGCGGCTTCTGGGGCTCCTTCCTGGAGTTCGGCACCCTCATCGGCTACACCGCCGCCGCCACCCTGGTCACCACGCTGACGATGCTCCTCAGCGACGACGCCATGCACTCCTGGGGCTGGCGCGTGCCGTTCCTCGTCGCGGGCCCGCTCGGCCTCATCGGCCTCTATCTGCGGATGAAGCTCGACGAGTCCCCGGCGTTCCGGAAGCTGGAGGAGGGCGGCGGACCCGGCGACGTACGGGAGAAGAAGTCCTTCAAGGACTCCTTCGTCGGCCAGTGGCGCGCGATGCTGCTCTGCATCGCCCTGGTCGCGGCCTTCAACATCACCGACTACATGCTGCTCTCGTACATGCCGACGTACCTCACCGATCTCGGCTTCGGCGAGACCGGCGGACTGATGTCCATCGTCGTCGTGATGCTGATCCTGATGGCCCTGATCAACTCGGTCGGCCGGCTGTCCGACCGGATCGGCCGCAAGCCGGTCCTGATGGCGGGCTCCATGGGCTTCATCGTCCTTGCCGTGCCGAGCTTCCTGCTCATCAAGCAGGGCGGCACCGTCCCGGTCTTCGCCGGACTGCTGATCCTCGGCCTCGCCCTGGTCTGCTACCTGGGCGCCATGTCGTCCTCGCTGCCGGCCCTGTTCCCGACGGATGTGCGCTACAGCTCGCTGTCCATCGGCTTCAACATCTCGGTCTCGCTCTTCGGCGGTACGACGCCGCTGGTGGTCGCCGCGCTGATCAGCAAGACCGGCAACGATCTGATGCCGGCGTACTACACGATGCTCGCCGGAGCCGTCGGCCTCCTCGCGGTCCTCGCCATGAAGGAGACGGCCCGCCGGCCGCTGGAGGGCTCCCCGCCCTCGGTGGCCACCGAGGAGGAGGCCCGCGAACTGGTGGAGGCACAGCGCTGA